In Candidatus Hadarchaeales archaeon, the genomic stretch AGCTCAGGGCCTTCTTGGACCAGGAGGAAAAGATGCTCAAGGAGATGGTGGAGAAGATCTCCTCTGTGGGGGCCAACGTGGTCTTCTGCCAGAAGGGAATAGACGATTTGGCCCAACACTACCTCGCCAAGGCCAAGATCCTGGCCGCCAGGAGGGTGAAGAAGTCTGACATGGAGAAGCTCGCGAGGGCCACTGGAGGAAAGATTGTGACCAACTTGGATGACCTGACACCCGCAGAGCTTGGAAAGGCTGGGGTGGTAGAGGAGAGGAAGATCGGTGACAAGAAGTTCATCTTCGTGAGGGATTGTGAGAACCCGAAGGCTGTGGGTATCCTGGTGAGGGGAGGTTCCGAACACGTCACCGATGAGATAGAGAGGGGCCTGACCGATGCCCTAGGAGTGGTGGCAGCCGTGGTGGAGGATGGCAAGTACGTGTATGGAGGAGGAGCTCCTGAGATGGCCCTCTCCACTAGGCTGAGGGATTATGCAGACACGGTAGGCGGGAGGGAAGCCCTAGCCGTGAAAGCTTTCGCGGATGCCCTGGAAATCATTCCGAAGACCTTGGCCGAGAACGCAGGTATGGACAGCGTGGATGTTCTGGTAGAGCTCAGGGCCAAGCATGCCAAGCCCGATGGCAAGTACTATGGGGTGGACGTTTACAGCGGAAAGGTGGAGGACATGAGAAAGCTAGGGGTTTGTGAACCCCTGAGGGTGAAGACGCAGGCCATCAAATCCGCGGCGGAAGCCGCCATCATGATCCTCAGAATAGACGATGTCATCGCCGCCGCCAAGAAATCTTTCCCCTCACCCAAGACGGGAGAGGAGGGTGGCGGGGAGAAGACTGAGACGGAAACGGAAAGTGACTGATAGACTTCCCGCTTTTTCTAGGATTTTTCTTAGGGAAGGAAGACGGCTATGGCCACTGCTGCCCCGTGATGCTTCACCACGTGACCTGCTGAAACGGAAGTGACCTTAGTGGGTTCTAATCCCCTTTCCTCCATCATGTATTTCACCATGGCCTCTGCAGTCTTACCGGCCGTCCTTTCCGAGACCCCGATATCGTGGTATTCGGAAATCATGCCATGGGAATTCTCGCTCATGGCCACCCCTAGGGCAGCGGCTATTTTCTGACCGGGGGTGGAGCTACAGATCTTCGAAATGACCACCGGTGTGAGGGTCCCCGGTGGAAGGGAGGGAAGCTCGGAAAGGACACAACCTTGGGGGAGGATGCTGGATACGGGAATGAGGTTGAGCTCCCCTACCCCCGCCTTCCTCAAAGCATTGTCCAAGGCCACTAGCTCAAAGGGTCCTTCAGCACTAGCCGAAACCAGTGCGAACCTCTTTGGAGTAGTCCACACCCTACCACTCCCTCGGTCTGTCCGTGAGTCTTTCCAGCATCATTCCCTCTATCCTCATCGGGAAACTGCGCGAGACCACCTTCAACGCCTCCTCGAGCTTGCCCTCATGTTCTGCATAAATTTCAAACAACTTTTCCCCCCTATTAACTTTATGCCCTCTTTTCACGAAGAGTTTCACTCCTGCTCCCTTACTCCTTGGCGCTCCCGCCGCACAGGCTATGGCCGTGATCCTCTCGTTGTAGATATGGGTAACATAGCCATCGAGAGGAGCCTCCACCGTGAACCTTTTATCCCCCACTGGGAGGTCCTCGGGCTTCACCTTGGGATCTCCTCCCTGGGCCTCGATCATTTCCCTCATCTTGGCCTCCGCCTTTCCCGATTTCAAGAGCTCCCAAGCCACCTCTTTCCCCCTTCCGAGCGGGGCTTTCCCCCCCATCTCCAGCATCACACCCGCCAGGCTCAGTGCCTTCTCCCTTAGGCTGTTGGGACCTTCACCCCTAAGGGCTTCCAGGGCCTCCCTAGCCTCCAAGGCCGGACCAACCGTCCTCCCCAACGGCTGACCACCATAGGTCAGGGCCACCTCCACCCTCACGCGTAACCTCCTTCCCAGTTCCATGAAATCCTGGGCTAGCGAACGTGCCTCTTCCATTTCCCTCACCTTCGCACCGGGGCCTGTGGGCAAATCTATGAGGATGTACTGGGCTCCCTCTGCCAGCTTCTTGGCCATCACGCTCGCCAACATCTGGCAGGGTGGATCGATACGCAATACCCGCTCGGTCCTTATCAGGAGATCATCGGCTGGGGCTAGATTGACTGAACCCCCCCAAGCGATTATTCCTCCCACCCTTTCCACGATCTCCTTGATTTCTCCCAGACTGAAACTCACGTTGGCTAGAACCTCCATCACATCGGCCGTGCCAGCGGCACTCGTGATGGCCCTGCTGCTGGTCTTGGGTACGGTCAAACCCCCCGCCACTGCCAAGGGAACCGTCACCAGTGCATACTTGTTCCCCGGGACCCCTCCTATGCTATGAACATCCACCACCGGTCCCCTCTCCAGCCTCAATTTTTCTCCCGTCTCCACCATGTGAAGGGTAAGGGAAACTATCTCCTCCATGGACATTCCCCTCGTGTATTCCGCCACCACGAAGGCGGAAATCTCCGTGGGGGTGAGGTTGTTTTGGACGATGTCCCTGATTATTTCCCCTATTTCTTCATGCGTGAGACGCTTTCCCTCCATCTTCTTCCTTATGGCCTCAACCGAAGGGGGAGGGGGAAGGGGAGAGACCGTTACCCTATCCCCCTTCTTCAATCCCAATCCCCTCGAGACCTCCAGCAGGGTTCCCACTTCCCCCCTTTCCACCATCTTTCCCGTGAGGTTCACGGCCGCCACCACCGAGGAGGAGGGGGTGGAGAGCTTTACCCTATCTCCGACATAAAGCCCCAGCTCTTCTGCATCACGTTCGTGGAGGAGGATCAGGTTGTATCCTGATTCCATCTCGATGGGTCTAACCGTGAAGATGGGTGTCATCCCTTTCTTTTTCCAACTTTCCACCTAATTTAGTTGTTCCCTAGTAAACGATCACGCTGTGCACGCTGGGCAAAGCCCTGAGCTCCTCTATGACCTTTCCCTTCAGGGGTTGGTCGGTTACTATCGTGATCTTGGGAAAGGGAACGAGGTAGGGATCGTCTGCCACCACCTGCCTCACGCTCACCTTGAACTTAGAAAGGACTTCCGCCACCTCGTGGAGGATACCTGGTTTGGTGGCATCCTCCGCCGTGATCTCCACCACCCCCAACCCCAGGTGGTGCGCCACGGTTTTGAGGTAGGGAAAGGGTTCGAGGTTGGAGAAGAGGGGACCAAGTTTCTCATCCCCGAGGAGGGTCATGGCCGTAGTTTCCACGGTCCTCCTGTCCACTCCTGCCTCCTTCGCCACCTGCACGGAGGGTACCCTCAAGTTCTTGCACATGACCTTTCCCCCCTCCCCCACCCTTAGACCATGGGAGAAGAGAACCTTCGCTACCTGGAGCTGGGCGGGATATTCCCTGAAGACCCTGTTGAGGTGCTCCCACCACTCGGGCCCACGAAGCCTCTCGGCTTGTTTTTGGGTGGATCGGGAAATGATCACCCTCATGACGGTCTCGGCGATCTCCGGGTCCAAACGGAGCTCCTTGGCCATTTTTCTGGCCCTTTCTATTACCTCGGCTTCTCTCCTCTCATCCCTCAGGGGTCTTCCTTCCAACTCCTTCACCCTCGCTATTTCCTCCGCCAGTTCCATTCTGCGGGCCAAAAGCCCCACGAGCTGACGATCTATTTCGTCTATCTCCGCCCTCAATTCTTCCAGTCCCTTCCCCTTTCGTTCGGGAGCGGACACTACCCCACCCTCGCCCCTTCCGGGGAGGGCCGGGTTAAAAGCACCCTACCCTCCCTCCTTTCCCAAGCCTCCTTTATACGTCGTGTCTTGGAGGGCTCGCAAACTGCCACGGTGGCTGGACCCTTCCCCGTGAGCCCTGCCGCCAAAGCTCCCAAGGAGAGGGCTTCGAGGGCCACGGAGGGATCATGCCCCAGCACCTGTGCATACAAGAGGCCGTTCACCGTCATGGCCCCCCAGATGTTTCCCAGCAGGGCTTGGCGATGCAGCTGTTCCACCATTCCAACTATCGGCCTTAAGGTCTCCCTCCTCACCTGGGAGGTGTAGAGTTTGTGGGGAGGAAGGTGGACGAGTACCTCCAGCTCGGGATCGACCTCAAACCTCCTGAGGATCCTCCTCCTCAGGTTATCCGTCAATACCCCTCCCCCCAAGTAAGAAGCGGCGGCATCGTCGAAGGCACCCGTAAGGGTCACACCCTCCTCCAACGAAGCCTGAATGGCCAGTTCGAGAACCTCCCTCGCCTTGGGTTTCTTTCCCAAGGCATCGAAGGTGGCCAGCACCGCAGCATTACTGGCGGCACTGCTGCTGGAGAGTCCCACCGCAATGGGGACCCCTGCTGTCGTCTTTACCCTCGCCCCATACTCCCCCCACAAACCCTCCCTTTCCAAGACTTTCCTCACGCATCTCTCCACCAACGAGGGGCTTTCCCTAGCCCCCCTCACCTCTCCCTTTACCCCCTTCCCACCCTCTATCAGTTCCACCTCCGCTTCCACCCTAAGCTCCACGGCAAAGGCCCCTCCCTTTCCCGTTGAGAGGGCATTTATCACGGTGGCAGAACCACAGGCAGAAGCCCTCCCCCTCAACCTCTCCCACCCCACCTATCCGGATGGAGCTTCCCCGCCAAGAGCATGTGATCCACCAGCACCATGGCCAGCATGGCTTCCGCCACGGGCACTACCCTCGGGCAGAGGTTGGGGTCGAACCTCCCCCTCAACTCCAACACCGTCTCTTCCATTCTCTCCAAATCCACCGTACGCTGGGGGAGGGAAATCGAGGGAGTGGGCTTGACCGTCAGACGAACCACGATGGGGGTACCCACACTTATCCCACCCAAGATTCCCCCTGCCTTGTTGGTGAGGGTGGTGATCCTTCCTTCCCTGAGCACGATGGGATCGTTGGCCTCCGAACCCCTCATCCTGGCGAACTTCGTCCCCTCCCCAATTTCCACCGCTTTCACCCCTCCTATGGACATCATGGCATGGGCTATGTCCGCATCCAGCTTGTTGAAGACGGGATCCCCCAGCCCGGGAGGAACCCCTATGGCCCTGACTTCCACCACCCCTCCCGTGCTATCCCCCAGTCTGGCACATTCGAGCACGGCCTCCTCCATCCTTTTGGCAACCTCCGGATCGGCGCATCTCATGGGATTGCGCTCCACGTTCTCCCTTATCTCCCAATCCTCCACCTCCCTTTCCACCCTTATCCCCGCGGCCTCAAGGGTGTGCCCCAGGACCTCCACCCCCTCGAAGGAGAGGAGGAGCTTGGCCACCGCTCCCGCCGCCACCCTCCCAACGGTTTCCCTCCCCGACGATCTACCCCCTCCCCTCCAGTCCACATATCCGTACTTCAGGAAGTAGGTCAAATCGGCATGCCCCGGACGGGGTTTCGTCCTCACCTGCTCGTAGGCAGAGGAATCCGCCCCTTCATTCCTCACCATCAGACAAAGGGGTGCACCTGTGGTCTTGCCTTGGAAGACTCCGGAAAGGATTTCCACCCTGTCCCTTTCCTGCCTAGGACTACTCACGGGACTCTGTCCTGGCCTCCTCCTATCCAGCTCCTTCTGGATATCCTCCTCCCGTAGGGGAAGACCCGCCGGTACTCCCTCCACCACCACCCCCACGGCTGGACCATGGGATTCCCCAAAGGTCATGACCCTGAACTTCCTGCCGAACAGACTCCCCATCGTCATAAGAAAGGAAGGGCCACCCTAAAAGAACCGTCTAAAGGTATTCCATTTTGGCCCCGAGTCTCTTCATGTCCCAAACGAAGGAAGGATAGGAAACGGGTATGGACTCCGCCCCCTCCACCACGGTGGTCCCCTCTGCCACCAAACCAGCCACCGCCAAAGCCATGGCCATCCTATGATCTCCAAAGGAGTTTACTCTGGCACCTTTGAGCTTCTTAACCCCCCTTATCCTGAGTTCGTCCGGAAGCTCCTTCACCTCAGCCCCCATTTTCCTGAGCTCGGAGGAGAGGGCATGGAGCCTGTCCGTCTCCTTCAAGCGGAGATGGGGGATGTTGGTGAGGACCGTCCTTCCCTCCGCCACGGATCCGAGCACGGCCAAGATGGGTACTAAGTCGGGATGATCTCCGCAATCAACCTCCATCCCCTCCAACTTTTCCGCCCCCCTCACGGTGAGGGTATGGTCCCCGAACTCCACCTCAGCCCCGAATTCTTCCAACAACTTCACGATGGCCCTATCCCCTTGGGGATCTTGGGGATCCAAGTTGCTCACCTTTACTTCTGAGCCCACCAAAGCCCCCGCTCCCAACACGAAAGCTGCCGACGAGTAGTCTCCGGGAATGGAGAGGGAAAGCGGACGGAAGAGCTGTCCACCAGGGATCCTGAATTCGGTAAGCCTCGTATCCCTCCTGATCCTAGCACCGACTTTTTCCAGGAGGGAAAGGGTGAGCTCTATGTAAGGACGGGAACGTAGCTTCCCCACCACGGTGAGTTTCACCTCCTCCTCGGCATAAGGACAGGAAAGGAGGAGGGCCGAGATGAACTGGGAACTGACCTCCCCCGTAATCTCCACTTCCCCACCCACCATCCCTCCCCCCACCACGACCGGTGGTCTTCCCCCCTCCCCCTCGCATCTCGCCTCCACCCCCAGCTCCTTGAGGGCCTCCACCAAAGGACCCATTGGACGTCTCCTCAGGGATTCGTCGCCTGTGAGTCTGATGAGGGAGGGGGAATGGGAGGCCACGGCCGTCATGAGTCTGAGGGTGGTACCGGAGTTCTTCGCATCTATGAGCTTGGTACGGGGTTTGAGCTCGCCCTCGGTACCCCTTATCCTCCACTCCCTACCCTCCAAAACCGAAACCTCCCCACCGAGCAACTCGCAGGCCTCGAGGGTGGCTCCCGTGTCTAAGCTCTCGAGGGGATTCAGTATCCTGCTTTCCCCCTCTGCCAGGAGGGCGAGGGTGGCCGCCCGGTGGGTATAGCTTTTCGAGGGAGGGGCCCTAACTTCTCCCTCGAGCTTCGAAGGACGAACGAGGAGGATTGACATCACCCTCTCTTAACCAAGGCCCTAAATAGGGATACCTCTAGGAACCGAAGATCCTCTCGTACTCCCTCAGGTACCTCTTCTGTTCCTCCGTCAGATGGGTGGGCACCTTGATCACCACCCTCACCTGTAAATCCCCCCTTCCCCCCTCAGGTCTGGGCATTCCTTCCCTCCTGATCCTGAAGATATGACCGCACTGGGTTCCGGGAGGAATGCGGAGGGTGGTTTTTCCCCTGAGGGTGGGCACCTCCACCGTGCATCCCAAGGCCGCTTGGGGAAGGGTCAAAGGAAGCTCGTAGAGGAGGTCGCTCCCTACACGCTCGAACAGTGGATGTTTTTTGATTTTCACGGTGAGGTAGAGGTCGCCCGGCGGACCCCTTTCTCCCCTTTCACCTTCTCCCCTCACCCTAAGCACGGAACCTTCCTCCACGCCCGGGGGAATCCTCACCCTGACCTTTTTCTTTCTCACCACCCTACCCGAACCCCTGCATTCCCCACATGGTTTCACCACTACCTTTCCCACCCCTCCGCACGCCTGACAGGAGGTCCTCACACTGGTGAAGAGGGTTCCCAGATTCCTAGTGAACTCCTTCCATCCCGATCCACCACAGGACCCGCAGATCCGAAGACCGCCAGGAGCAGCCCCGGAACCGGAACAGGAAGAACACTCCTCCATCCTTTCCACTTCCACCTCCTTTTCACCTCCAAAGGCCACTTCTTCCAACTCCAACTCCACCTCCCCCACCAAATCCCTTCCACCCCTTTCCCTCTTCCCGAAGAAGATCTCGAAGATGCGGTCCAGATCGGAAAAACCGAAGCCCCTCAGGAGATCGAAGTCGAAATCCCTGAGCAAATCCTCCGTGCTGTACCTTCCCGTGAAACCCACATGTCCCCACCTATCGTATTCCGCCCTCTTCTGGTCATCGGAAAGAACGGCATAGGCTTCAGAAATTTCCTTGAACTTCTCCTCCGCCTCGGGTGATTTGTTCCTGTCGGGATGGTACTTCATCGCCAGCTCCCTGTAGGCCCTCTTTATTTCCTCCTTGCTGGCGTTCCTGCTGACGCCCAAGATTTCGTAGTAGTCCTTCATGTTTCCTCAATCTTGTTTCTCCCTTCCGGAAGAACGGTAAATTCTGGAAGTGGCCTCTCCCAGCACCTTTTTGAGAGCCTCCATCCTTTCCTTGACCTTCCCTATGTCCTTTCCAGCCAAAGCCTCCCTGAGTTCCTCCACTGCCTTCTCTATTCCCCTCCTTTCCTCCTCGGAAAGCTTCTCCCCAAGCTCCTTCACCGTCTTCTCGGCGGTATAGGCGAGGGAATCGGCTTCGTTCCTGAGTTCCGCCTCTTCCCTCCTCTTCCTATCCTGCTCCGCGAACTGTTCTGCCTCCTTTATCATCCTCTCTATTTCCTCCTTCGAGAGTTTCATCGGTGCGGTGATCTTGATAGCCTGTTCCTTTCCCGTTGCCAAATCCCTAGCCGTAACCTTCAAGATACCATCGGCATCGATGTCGAAGATTACCTCTATTTGGGGAACCCCTCTGGGAGCTGGGGGTATCCCCACCAAGTCGAAACGTCCCAAGGAGACATTATCCGCTGCCATCGGCCTTTCTCCTTGGAGCACGTGGATGGTCACGGCCGTCTGGAAGTCCGTGGCCGTGGTGAAGATCTGGCTCCTCCTAGTTGGAATGGTGGTGTTCCTGGGAATGATGGGAGTGAAGATACCACCCAGAGTTTCGATGCCTAGGGTGAGGGGAGTAACATCCAGAAGAAGGATGTCCTTCAGCTCCCCCGCGATTACCCCTGCCTGAATGGCCGCCCCCATGGCCACGCACTCCATTGGATCCACCCCCCTCTCCACCTTTTTTCCCAGGAGTTCCTCCACAAAGCGCTGGACGATGGGCATGCGGGTGGGCCCACCCACCAAGATTACCTTGTCTATCTCCTCGGGTGTGAGCTTCGCATCCTTCAAAGCCTGCTCCACGCAGGGCCTGCACCTCTCAACGATCGGTCTAACCAGCTCCTCCAGCTTTGCCCTAGTCAAT encodes the following:
- the thsB gene encoding thermosome subunit beta, which codes for MATKPILILPEGATRLVGRDAKRMNIAAAKIVAEAVRTTLGPRGMDKMMVDTLGDVTVTNDGVTILKEMDVEHPAAKMMVEVAKTMDEEVKDGTTTAVVLAGALLHQAERLLDQGIHPMIIVTGYRMAADKAKEILEELAEQTSIDDTETLRKIAMTSMTGKKSEGAREKLADLAVEAIRRIADKTDGKYRVDLDYVGIEKKAGGSMEDSQLVNGLILDKERVHPGMPEVVKNAKIALLDLPLEIKKTETDAEIRVTRPEQLRAFLDQEEKMLKEMVEKISSVGANVVFCQKGIDDLAQHYLAKAKILAARRVKKSDMEKLARATGGKIVTNLDDLTPAELGKAGVVEERKIGDKKFIFVRDCENPKAVGILVRGGSEHVTDEIERGLTDALGVVAAVVEDGKYVYGGGAPEMALSTRLRDYADTVGGREALAVKAFADALEIIPKTLAENAGMDSVDVLVELRAKHAKPDGKYYGVDVYSGKVEDMRKLGVCEPLRVKTQAIKSAAEAAIMILRIDDVIAAAKKSFPSPKTGEEGGGEKTETETESD
- a CDS encoding arginine decarboxylase, pyruvoyl-dependent; translated protein: MWTTPKRFALVSASAEGPFELVALDNALRKAGVGELNLIPVSSILPQGCVLSELPSLPPGTLTPVVISKICSSTPGQKIAAALGVAMSENSHGMISEYHDIGVSERTAGKTAEAMVKYMMEERGLEPTKVTSVSAGHVVKHHGAAVAIAVFLP
- a CDS encoding AMP phosphorylase, with protein sequence MTPIFTVRPIEMESGYNLILLHERDAEELGLYVGDRVKLSTPSSSVVAAVNLTGKMVERGEVGTLLEVSRGLGLKKGDRVTVSPLPPPPSVEAIRKKMEGKRLTHEEIGEIIRDIVQNNLTPTEISAFVVAEYTRGMSMEEIVSLTLHMVETGEKLRLERGPVVDVHSIGGVPGNKYALVTVPLAVAGGLTVPKTSSRAITSAAGTADVMEVLANVSFSLGEIKEIVERVGGIIAWGGSVNLAPADDLLIRTERVLRIDPPCQMLASVMAKKLAEGAQYILIDLPTGPGAKVREMEEARSLAQDFMELGRRLRVRVEVALTYGGQPLGRTVGPALEAREALEALRGEGPNSLREKALSLAGVMLEMGGKAPLGRGKEVAWELLKSGKAEAKMREMIEAQGGDPKVKPEDLPVGDKRFTVEAPLDGYVTHIYNERITAIACAAGAPRSKGAGVKLFVKRGHKVNRGEKLFEIYAEHEGKLEEALKVVSRSFPMRIEGMMLERLTDRPREW
- a CDS encoding chorismate mutase is translated as MSAPERKGKGLEELRAEIDEIDRQLVGLLARRMELAEEIARVKELEGRPLRDERREAEVIERARKMAKELRLDPEIAETVMRVIISRSTQKQAERLRGPEWWEHLNRVFREYPAQLQVAKVLFSHGLRVGEGGKVMCKNLRVPSVQVAKEAGVDRRTVETTAMTLLGDEKLGPLFSNLEPFPYLKTVAHHLGLGVVEITAEDATKPGILHEVAEVLSKFKVSVRQVVADDPYLVPFPKITIVTDQPLKGKVIEELRALPSVHSVIVY
- a CDS encoding shikimate kinase, which codes for MGWERLRGRASACGSATVINALSTGKGGAFAVELRVEAEVELIEGGKGVKGEVRGARESPSLVERCVRKVLEREGLWGEYGARVKTTAGVPIAVGLSSSSAASNAAVLATFDALGKKPKAREVLELAIQASLEEGVTLTGAFDDAAASYLGGGVLTDNLRRRILRRFEVDPELEVLVHLPPHKLYTSQVRRETLRPIVGMVEQLHRQALLGNIWGAMTVNGLLYAQVLGHDPSVALEALSLGALAAGLTGKGPATVAVCEPSKTRRIKEAWERREGRVLLTRPSPEGARVG
- the aroC gene encoding chorismate synthase — protein: MGSLFGRKFRVMTFGESHGPAVGVVVEGVPAGLPLREEDIQKELDRRRPGQSPVSSPRQERDRVEILSGVFQGKTTGAPLCLMVRNEGADSSAYEQVRTKPRPGHADLTYFLKYGYVDWRGGGRSSGRETVGRVAAGAVAKLLLSFEGVEVLGHTLEAAGIRVEREVEDWEIRENVERNPMRCADPEVAKRMEEAVLECARLGDSTGGVVEVRAIGVPPGLGDPVFNKLDADIAHAMMSIGGVKAVEIGEGTKFARMRGSEANDPIVLREGRITTLTNKAGGILGGISVGTPIVVRLTVKPTPSISLPQRTVDLERMEETVLELRGRFDPNLCPRVVPVAEAMLAMVLVDHMLLAGKLHPDRWGGRG
- the aroA gene encoding 3-phosphoshikimate 1-carboxyvinyltransferase; this translates as MSILLVRPSKLEGEVRAPPSKSYTHRAATLALLAEGESRILNPLESLDTGATLEACELLGGEVSVLEGREWRIRGTEGELKPRTKLIDAKNSGTTLRLMTAVASHSPSLIRLTGDESLRRRPMGPLVEALKELGVEARCEGEGGRPPVVVGGGMVGGEVEITGEVSSQFISALLLSCPYAEEEVKLTVVGKLRSRPYIELTLSLLEKVGARIRRDTRLTEFRIPGGQLFRPLSLSIPGDYSSAAFVLGAGALVGSEVKVSNLDPQDPQGDRAIVKLLEEFGAEVEFGDHTLTVRGAEKLEGMEVDCGDHPDLVPILAVLGSVAEGRTVLTNIPHLRLKETDRLHALSSELRKMGAEVKELPDELRIRGVKKLKGARVNSFGDHRMAMALAVAGLVAEGTTVVEGAESIPVSYPSFVWDMKRLGAKMEYL
- the dnaJ gene encoding molecular chaperone DnaJ; this encodes MKDYYEILGVSRNASKEEIKRAYRELAMKYHPDRNKSPEAEEKFKEISEAYAVLSDDQKRAEYDRWGHVGFTGRYSTEDLLRDFDFDLLRGFGFSDLDRIFEIFFGKRERGGRDLVGEVELELEEVAFGGEKEVEVERMEECSSCSGSGAAPGGLRICGSCGGSGWKEFTRNLGTLFTSVRTSCQACGGVGKVVVKPCGECRGSGRVVRKKKVRVRIPPGVEEGSVLRVRGEGERGERGPPGDLYLTVKIKKHPLFERVGSDLLYELPLTLPQAALGCTVEVPTLRGKTTLRIPPGTQCGHIFRIRREGMPRPEGGRGDLQVRVVIKVPTHLTEEQKRYLREYERIFGS
- the dnaK gene encoding molecular chaperone DnaK produces the protein MPEKIIGIDLGTSNSAAAVLQGGRPVLIPSAEGLTPYGKMFPSYVAFTPDGQLLVGEPARRQAALNPERTVTGFKRKMGTDYKYKIGDKEYTPQQLSAFLLQKIKRDAEAFLGQEVKKAVITVPAYFNDNQRQATKDAGTIAGLEVVRIINEPTAASLAYGLDKLDKEQKILVFDLGGGTLDVTILEFGGGVFEVKSTSGDTQLGGTDMDEAIVRYLCEEFRKKEGVDLTKDKMAMIRLREAAERAKIELSTTPITEINLPFIYSDSTGPKHLRMELTRAKLEELVRPIVERCRPCVEQALKDAKLTPEEIDKVILVGGPTRMPIVQRFVEELLGKKVERGVDPMECVAMGAAIQAGVIAGELKDILLLDVTPLTLGIETLGGIFTPIIPRNTTIPTRRSQIFTTATDFQTAVTIHVLQGERPMAADNVSLGRFDLVGIPPAPRGVPQIEVIFDIDADGILKVTARDLATGKEQAIKITAPMKLSKEEIERMIKEAEQFAEQDRKRREEAELRNEADSLAYTAEKTVKELGEKLSEEERRGIEKAVEELREALAGKDIGKVKERMEALKKVLGEATSRIYRSSGREKQD